The Micromonas commoda chromosome 6, complete sequence genome includes the window GAGGTCGCCGGACTCGCGCCACGCGAggatgcgcgcgccgccgtccgcgccgacgacggcgaggcgacaTGACCCGAAGTATTCGCTCCCGCCGGTGTCGGCCGGGCTCCAGTCCACGCACGTCGCCATGCCaagcccgcccccgccgcagcGCACCGACGCcatctccgcgacgtcgaacgacgacgaccccgtgttgccagctgtgtcgtcgccagctgtgtcgtcgtcgtcgtcggggttggAAGGCGACACCTCGTAGACGGAGACGTAGcccccggcgtccgcctgcGCGATCGCAGggacgccagctgtgtcgccgcttttcgcgagcgtcgccggcgcccactTCAGCTCGAAGATGGCGCGCGTgtgcctcgtcgtcgcgcacggcgcgaacgtccagcggtcgcgcgggctcgactccgcggcggcgtcgtcgtcgtcggcggggcggaGTTGGTAGAGGTAGAGCTCTCCGACCCTGGATTGgggttcgtcctcgtcgcccggtCTGTGCAGGTAGGACGCGACCGCGCAGAGCTGCCGGTGCGACGCATGCGGGCACACCTCCACGCCGCACGCGTTCAGTCCGACCTCCAGCTCGTGGTGACGCgtcatggccgccgccgaccgacGCTCGGAAACCTAAATAAAAAACACAAAAGAAAGCGGGGAGAGAGGGGGCCTTCGCCGGTCCCAACCCTCCCCGcttcgtcgctcgcggcggtcgccttCCCACGCGCGGGAGCCCTTGGAGACCCTCGGTAACTCTCCGCGGCTCACCCGCCGCGatgtcgtccgccgcggtacGCTAAAACCCACTCACCCTCCCGCGATCGCAACCCCGATCCACCACGCACACCCTTCCAGACCCACACCCCCAAGCGAAGAGGTTGCCCTCACTTGGACTTGAAGGCCTGCTGGGCGTAGTGGATGACGTAGGGCGCCAcgcggatggcggcgatCCACCCTGCGAGAAGCAGCGCGTTCTGTTTGAGCTCCTGAATCGCGGGGTCGGGCCTCGCCATCTTGCCGGGTGACCGTGCGCGTGTTTGTGGCGCGACGAGTTTCCCTTGGCGGAGGATGACTGCCAGCCTGGTGGGCGGGGGTCACGTTTATTTTGAAGTTGGCTGGggcgatccgcggcggtcgccacTGCGTACCGCACAGCCATGGCCATGGATCAGAACCCCTTCAAGAACACGGACGCGTGGCGAAGGCACCCGCTGCTGAACAACACGTGGAAGCACGGCGCCCCGGGCTTCTTcatcggcctcgccgcgttctcgGCGTTCTACGCCTACGACAAGGCCACCTCCAGGAAGACCGCCAAGCACTGAGGGAGCGTGCCCGGTGGTGGGGGTGGGGGGCCGGGTGTTGTCGGGTAGGGTTCGGgggccgacgcggcggcgcgggggcgaccgcgtcggtgCGCCGGACGGATTTAGGACGGAGGaaccgcgtcgggcgcgtgtGACGCGTACCCCGCTCGGGGCGATGGGCCG containing:
- a CDS encoding predicted protein, yielding MAMDQNPFKNTDAWRRHPLLNNTWKHGAPGFFIGLAAFSAFYAYDKATSRKTAKH